A single window of Sphingobacterium sp. ML3W DNA harbors:
- the rplT gene encoding 50S ribosomal protein L20, with amino-acid sequence MPRSVNAVASRRRRKKILKLAKGYYGSRSKVYTIAKNSVEKGLQYAYRDRKTKKREFRALWIQRINAGARQQGLSYSVLIGKLNAKNIGLNRKVLADLALNNPDAFKAVIDAVK; translated from the coding sequence ATGCCACGTTCGGTTAACGCAGTTGCTTCGAGAAGAAGACGTAAAAAAATCCTAAAATTAGCTAAAGGCTATTATGGGTCACGCAGCAAAGTATATACTATTGCTAAGAATTCAGTAGAAAAAGGTTTACAGTACGCTTACCGCGACCGTAAAACTAAAAAACGCGAGTTTAGAGCTTTATGGATTCAACGTATTAACGCTGGAGCTCGTCAACAAGGTTTATCTTATTCCGTGTTGATTGGTAAATTAAATGCTAAAAACATTGGTTTAAACCGTAAGGTTTTAGCTGATTTAGCTTTAAACAACCCAGATGCTTTCAAAGCAGTTATTGACGCAGTAAAATAG
- a CDS encoding tetratricopeptide repeat protein, producing MKFQDLVNLYEEGRYEDCLSELEVFLVLNPQDIPALILKATVLKELDFQNLDEDSNELTLDDFQEVISIYKSILQLEPNNEAALFGLLETTRFFYKDLDYDEYASYIERLSIHEDELENVCRFRADLNYLHEKYQESIGNINELLSIYEVLYAHDRISKCALLTESVLFKAMILRENLNHHQQALAEFRKYKHDILSNNVLLYLDIGQLAMEYHDYEMIGWAGVKAVLYGNEEPEIDAEIFKFYEQVVSLLNGGLEDKQCIYFAIMVQRNFREELGLDLSDPLIEAKRYIQRYPDWFIPYHFAGTYILEGGNHEEALPYLQKAVELGGFSITIHRFILTYYEVHKELPEILNWPVDGPIDYFNAGCEFSEFENSIGSPILDMSLLNYRLQFFERSYLAFKAYFHENQFEANYFINSQLMSMCCNNYALALNSKRKYDEVIEICKEGLTYSRFWELYNTLADAYFEKEEYEDALINYHELLDDSFKEFDMPNYLRISAYVTKCEFKLGYIKEAEERLRTIAQEYDELIQSSEYADYEEEELFVTRQAYMEIQNARFDLINHRGDSETLKDWQKELESKPDDASNWYMLMQNYFQLEQYDQCIACANNYEATKPLQEMALIDYRKLHYLRGKSYFLIGDFPAALKDLLVAYDSTKSTLKEEESYGDFHLILLHLIHSYFHLQDWENVIRISQESDAMYSSENWEEDDDWNEMTFMSAEASFAIGAGEVAKEKIQAILKLFPKDEKALEKKKAWSSGWFGWLKK from the coding sequence ATGAAGTTTCAAGATCTAGTTAATTTGTATGAAGAAGGGAGATATGAGGATTGTTTATCTGAATTAGAAGTTTTTCTAGTATTAAATCCACAAGATATTCCCGCATTAATTTTAAAAGCTACCGTACTTAAGGAACTTGATTTTCAAAATTTAGATGAAGACAGTAATGAACTGACATTAGACGATTTTCAAGAGGTTATTAGTATATACAAATCTATTTTACAGCTTGAACCAAATAATGAGGCCGCCCTTTTTGGTCTGTTGGAAACTACTCGTTTTTTCTATAAAGATTTAGATTACGATGAATATGCTTCTTATATAGAACGATTGAGTATCCATGAGGATGAGTTAGAGAATGTATGTCGTTTCCGAGCTGATTTGAATTATTTACATGAGAAATATCAAGAGTCTATTGGTAATATCAATGAATTGCTTTCCATTTATGAAGTATTATATGCCCATGATCGTATTAGTAAATGTGCACTATTAACAGAAAGTGTACTTTTTAAAGCAATGATTCTTCGCGAGAACCTAAATCATCATCAACAGGCACTTGCCGAGTTCAGAAAATATAAACATGATATTTTATCTAATAATGTGCTGTTATACCTGGATATTGGTCAGCTTGCTATGGAGTATCATGATTATGAGATGATTGGTTGGGCGGGTGTCAAGGCCGTATTGTATGGAAATGAAGAGCCTGAAATTGATGCTGAGATCTTCAAATTTTATGAACAGGTCGTATCGCTGTTAAATGGTGGTTTGGAGGATAAACAGTGTATTTACTTTGCTATCATGGTGCAACGTAATTTTCGGGAAGAACTCGGATTAGACTTATCAGATCCTTTAATAGAAGCTAAGCGTTACATCCAACGTTATCCAGATTGGTTTATTCCTTATCATTTTGCAGGAACCTATATACTTGAAGGTGGAAATCATGAAGAAGCGTTACCTTACCTTCAGAAAGCAGTAGAGCTTGGTGGTTTTTCAATAACCATTCATCGCTTCATCCTTACTTACTACGAAGTCCATAAAGAGTTACCTGAAATATTGAATTGGCCAGTAGATGGTCCTATTGACTATTTTAATGCAGGCTGCGAGTTTTCTGAATTTGAGAATTCTATCGGTTCACCAATTCTTGATATGTCCTTGCTAAATTATCGATTGCAGTTTTTTGAGCGATCATATTTAGCTTTTAAAGCATATTTTCACGAAAATCAATTTGAAGCAAATTACTTTATCAATAGTCAGTTGATGTCTATGTGTTGTAATAATTATGCACTGGCATTGAATAGCAAGCGAAAATATGATGAAGTAATCGAAATATGTAAGGAGGGACTTACTTATAGTCGATTTTGGGAACTGTATAATACATTGGCGGATGCGTATTTTGAGAAAGAAGAGTATGAAGATGCATTAATCAACTACCATGAGTTATTAGATGATAGCTTTAAAGAGTTTGATATGCCAAATTATCTTCGAATATCTGCATACGTGACCAAATGTGAGTTTAAGTTGGGGTATATAAAAGAAGCTGAGGAAAGGTTGAGGACTATTGCACAAGAATATGATGAACTCATCCAATCTTCAGAATATGCTGACTATGAGGAAGAAGAGCTGTTTGTTACACGTCAAGCTTATATGGAGATTCAGAACGCACGTTTTGATCTAATCAATCATAGGGGAGATTCAGAAACTTTGAAGGATTGGCAAAAGGAATTGGAAAGTAAACCTGATGATGCATCGAACTGGTACATGTTGATGCAAAATTACTTTCAATTGGAGCAGTATGATCAATGTATAGCTTGCGCAAATAATTATGAAGCTACTAAACCGTTGCAGGAAATGGCTTTAATCGATTATCGTAAGTTGCATTATTTGAGAGGAAAATCATATTTCTTAATTGGGGATTTTCCAGCTGCGCTAAAGGATTTATTAGTCGCTTATGACTCTACGAAGTCTACTTTAAAAGAAGAAGAATCGTATGGCGATTTCCACTTGATACTACTGCATCTTATACATTCTTATTTCCATTTACAAGATTGGGAAAATGTAATTCGTATCAGCCAGGAATCTGATGCTATGTATAGTAGTGAAAATTGGGAAGAAGACGATGATTGGAATGAAATGACCTTTATGTCTGCCGAAGCATCTTTTGCAATTGGTGCTGGCGAAGTTGCTAAAGAGAAGATACAAGCTATCCTAAAGTTATTCCCTAAGGATGAAAAAGCGTTAGAGAAAAAGAAAGCATGGAGCTCTGGTTGGTTTGGTTGGTTGAAAAAGTAA
- the nhaA gene encoding Na+/H+ antiporter NhaA, whose product MANLINLKIFKQFLQSSNIGGILLFICVILSLIVANTPLAESFNNLLNTTLGFETEHIQLNYSVLLWINDGLMAIFFLLVGLEIKRELVEGELSSPKKALLPILAAFGGAILPALIYLYINKGLPTEHGWGIPMATDIAFALAVITLLGKRVPASLKIFLAALAIVDDLLAILVIALFYSGDLHYNYLFIALGIFAFLLLLNYLGVKKIWAYLIPGVFIWYFIHHSGIHATIAGVLVALALPTNTTDDESPLEKLEHMLTSPVNFIIIPLFAIANTNITIHSEMVGGLTTALGLGIIGGLIVGKSLGILGVSFIATKLKLCTLPEGANWKHIFGVGLLGGIGFTMSIFVSILAFTDPLLVEEAKFAVLIGSLFSGAAGYLFLSSIGNKKSA is encoded by the coding sequence ATGGCAAACTTAATTAATTTAAAAATTTTCAAACAGTTTTTACAGTCTAGTAATATAGGTGGTATCTTATTGTTTATCTGTGTTATTCTGTCTTTGATTGTTGCAAATACTCCTTTAGCGGAATCTTTTAACAATTTATTGAATACAACATTAGGGTTCGAAACAGAACATATCCAATTAAACTATTCGGTGCTGCTATGGATTAATGACGGTTTGATGGCCATATTTTTTCTTTTGGTAGGTTTAGAGATAAAGCGCGAACTGGTTGAGGGTGAATTGTCGTCACCAAAAAAAGCGCTATTACCAATCTTAGCTGCTTTTGGTGGAGCTATTTTACCTGCACTTATTTATTTGTACATTAATAAAGGATTACCTACCGAGCATGGCTGGGGGATTCCAATGGCTACTGATATTGCATTTGCATTGGCAGTTATTACTTTGTTGGGTAAGCGTGTTCCAGCTAGTTTAAAGATATTTTTGGCAGCTTTAGCAATCGTTGATGACTTGTTGGCTATTTTGGTAATCGCTTTATTCTATAGCGGCGATCTACATTACAACTATTTATTTATTGCATTGGGCATATTTGCTTTCTTATTGCTTTTAAACTATTTAGGGGTTAAAAAAATATGGGCTTATTTGATACCAGGAGTTTTTATATGGTATTTTATACATCACTCAGGTATACATGCAACGATAGCCGGTGTATTGGTGGCATTAGCCTTACCAACAAATACGACAGATGATGAATCACCTTTAGAGAAATTGGAACATATGCTGACTTCTCCTGTTAATTTTATTATTATACCTCTTTTTGCAATAGCCAATACCAATATTACGATTCATAGCGAAATGGTCGGTGGTTTGACTACAGCATTGGGGCTCGGTATTATTGGTGGGTTGATTGTTGGAAAGTCTTTAGGCATATTGGGAGTATCTTTCATTGCTACCAAATTGAAGCTATGTACATTGCCTGAGGGCGCAAATTGGAAGCATATATTTGGCGTGGGACTATTGGGTGGTATTGGATTTACAATGTCCATTTTTGTATCCATATTAGCTTTTACAGATCCACTCTTGGTGGAGGAAGCAAAATTTGCCGTATTGATTGGTTCTTTATTTTCAGGTGCAGCAGGATACCTGTTTCTATCGAGTATAGGCAATAAAAAAAGCGCTTAA
- a CDS encoding SusC/RagA family TonB-linked outer membrane protein, whose protein sequence is MRKLLQFLNEDFIEHKLSVKHSLWASTALLLISHQSLGSPMSKFTEISAHEVHVTAIQTPIRGKIQDALTKEPISGATIKVLGKSIATSSDSDGNFQIAAALNDVLEITYIGFSKQSQTVTSTAGPLVIGLHVKSDDLEEVVVTGYSTQRKKDLTGAVAVVNVDQLKSTPAASAVESLQGRATGVQVVTDGAPGATPAIKIRGFSTINNNEPLYVIDGVPYEGKLSWLNQNDIESMQVLKDASAASIYGSRANNGVIIVTTKSGKTGPPSINFDSYYGIQVPNRGRFPKMLSPQQILDLNNGLSGKNDVLPDYLIAGSAVGSLITAADFDMSKYNYADNKEEFYQITKANKEGTNWFDALSRNAPTQSYQLSATGGGENANYAVSGGYLGQKGTIIHTGFERFNVRSNTSFSAFNKRLRFGENMQYSMTKGHGIGVNTNTAGDYIGEGSALGFAYRIKNIIPVYDEGGNFAGSKGGWGNGESPVAIAYRAKDDVNKSNLFFGNAFGEYDLLKGLTFKTSFGIKYENYYSTDYTYPNLEFTEGSSNNGVAETSGYNTEWTWTNTLNYKANFNDVHNLNILLGTEAIDNSYRQVRGIGNDYFISNNTDFFYVSSGAKKSGESEGTFGSLFSIFGKADYSLMDRYIFSATIRRDGSSNFGSNNKYGTFPGVSAAWRLSEEDFMKSATWLNDLKIRAGYGITGNQRIPSFQYLKRYQLSQNSSSYPINSGLVSGMWISDYQNENVKWEQVKSLNLGLDFSILDGKFDGSFDWYNKKTSDMLFALPLPASAVGRGASPYLNIGDMQNKGIELSLNYHQQQKDPDKFNFDLGVNFSKNKNEILSLAPGVDEVIYGAFRSMETSIMKTGQPFGAFYGYKIAGIYQNDSELANLPSYDKARVGGFRYEDLNDDGKIDANDRTVIGSPHPDFTYSINFNANYKNFDMMMYFYGSQGNQNYEATRYYTDMGVFDGQKSVRVLDAWSEKNPSGTVPKQELPGYNYVDIESASSTYYIQDASFFKLKNLQLGYNFKTEKLFGADTGIKKLRAYLGVTNLFTITKYEGLDPEITATPSKYPALGVDFGVYPQSRQYMLGVSLGF, encoded by the coding sequence ATGAGAAAACTACTACAGTTTCTTAACGAGGATTTTATTGAGCACAAATTATCGGTAAAACACTCTCTATGGGCATCCACTGCTTTGCTACTGATTAGTCATCAGTCTTTGGGTAGTCCTATGTCAAAATTTACAGAAATCTCGGCTCATGAGGTTCATGTTACTGCAATTCAGACACCTATCCGGGGAAAGATTCAAGATGCACTCACAAAAGAGCCTATTAGTGGCGCAACAATTAAAGTACTAGGAAAGTCTATTGCAACTTCATCCGATTCAGATGGTAATTTTCAAATTGCTGCTGCTTTAAACGATGTTTTGGAAATTACTTATATCGGGTTTTCAAAGCAATCGCAAACAGTAACTTCAACAGCAGGACCTTTGGTTATCGGATTGCATGTTAAAAGTGATGATTTGGAAGAGGTTGTCGTGACGGGATATAGTACACAGCGTAAAAAGGATCTGACAGGTGCTGTTGCAGTCGTGAATGTTGATCAGTTGAAAAGTACACCAGCAGCTAGTGCTGTGGAATCTTTGCAGGGTAGGGCCACAGGTGTCCAAGTTGTCACGGATGGTGCTCCAGGAGCGACACCTGCAATAAAGATTCGAGGATTCAGTACGATCAATAATAATGAGCCATTATATGTTATTGATGGCGTGCCTTATGAAGGAAAGTTAAGCTGGCTCAATCAGAATGATATTGAATCTATGCAGGTATTGAAGGATGCTTCTGCAGCATCTATTTATGGGTCCCGTGCAAATAATGGAGTTATTATTGTGACTACGAAATCAGGAAAGACAGGTCCTCCCAGTATTAACTTTGACTCTTATTATGGTATACAAGTACCAAATAGAGGCCGTTTTCCAAAGATGTTAAGTCCGCAGCAAATATTAGATTTAAATAATGGTTTGAGCGGTAAAAATGATGTTTTACCAGATTATCTGATTGCAGGAAGCGCCGTAGGGAGTTTGATAACAGCTGCGGATTTCGATATGTCTAAATACAATTATGCGGATAATAAAGAAGAGTTTTATCAAATTACGAAAGCAAATAAAGAGGGTACCAATTGGTTCGATGCTTTATCGAGAAATGCACCTACGCAGTCGTATCAATTGAGTGCTACTGGTGGTGGAGAAAATGCAAATTATGCCGTTTCTGGTGGATACCTTGGACAAAAGGGAACAATTATCCATACAGGTTTCGAACGTTTTAATGTGCGTTCTAATACCAGTTTTTCTGCTTTTAATAAAAGGTTGCGTTTTGGAGAAAATATGCAATATAGCATGACGAAGGGACATGGTATAGGTGTGAATACGAATACTGCAGGTGATTATATCGGTGAAGGAAGTGCCTTAGGCTTTGCATATCGAATCAAGAATATTATTCCTGTTTATGATGAAGGAGGTAATTTTGCAGGTTCTAAAGGTGGCTGGGGAAATGGTGAAAGCCCTGTCGCGATTGCTTATCGTGCTAAAGACGATGTGAACAAAAGTAATTTGTTTTTTGGAAATGCATTTGGGGAATATGATTTACTCAAAGGATTGACGTTTAAGACAAGTTTTGGTATTAAATATGAGAATTATTATTCTACTGACTATACTTATCCAAATTTAGAATTTACTGAAGGTAGCTCCAATAATGGTGTCGCGGAAACATCGGGTTATAATACAGAATGGACCTGGACCAATACTTTAAATTATAAAGCGAACTTTAATGATGTTCATAATCTGAATATTTTACTTGGAACAGAAGCTATTGATAACTCGTATCGTCAGGTTCGAGGGATAGGAAATGATTATTTTATTAGTAATAATACAGATTTTTTTTATGTGAGTTCTGGTGCTAAAAAATCTGGAGAAAGTGAAGGTACATTTGGGTCATTATTTTCCATTTTTGGGAAAGCAGACTACTCGTTAATGGATCGCTATATTTTTAGCGCAACAATTAGGCGTGATGGCTCTTCCAATTTCGGCTCCAATAATAAATATGGTACTTTCCCTGGAGTAAGTGCGGCTTGGCGACTATCGGAGGAAGATTTTATGAAAAGTGCAACTTGGCTTAATGATTTAAAGATTAGAGCAGGTTATGGTATTACTGGAAATCAACGCATACCATCTTTTCAATATTTAAAAAGATATCAACTTTCTCAAAATTCGTCCTCTTATCCAATTAATAGTGGATTAGTGAGCGGTATGTGGATCAGTGATTATCAAAATGAAAATGTAAAATGGGAACAAGTGAAGTCCTTAAATCTAGGTCTGGATTTTTCAATCTTAGATGGAAAATTTGATGGATCATTTGATTGGTATAATAAAAAAACTTCGGATATGCTCTTTGCATTGCCACTTCCAGCAAGTGCAGTGGGTAGGGGTGCATCACCCTATTTGAATATAGGTGATATGCAGAATAAAGGAATAGAACTTTCTCTTAATTATCATCAGCAACAAAAAGATCCTGACAAATTTAATTTTGATTTAGGTGTGAATTTTTCTAAAAACAAAAATGAAATCTTGTCTTTGGCTCCTGGAGTTGATGAAGTGATTTATGGCGCATTTAGAAGTATGGAGACCTCTATTATGAAGACAGGTCAACCATTTGGCGCATTTTATGGGTATAAAATAGCAGGAATTTATCAAAACGATAGTGAATTGGCTAATTTACCTTCTTATGATAAGGCGCGTGTTGGCGGTTTTAGATATGAAGACTTAAATGATGATGGAAAAATTGATGCAAATGACAGAACAGTCATTGGAAGTCCTCATCCTGATTTCACATATTCGATTAATTTCAACGCAAATTACAAGAATTTTGATATGATGATGTATTTCTATGGATCGCAGGGAAATCAAAATTATGAAGCGACTCGTTATTATACCGACATGGGAGTGTTTGATGGTCAAAAAAGCGTTCGAGTATTGGATGCATGGTCAGAAAAAAATCCCTCTGGTACAGTTCCTAAACAAGAATTACCAGGTTACAATTATGTCGATATCGAATCTGCATCCTCAACTTATTATATTCAAGATGCTAGCTTTTTTAAGCTGAAAAATTTGCAACTCGGTTATAACTTCAAAACGGAAAAATTATTTGGTGCAGATACTGGAATCAAAAAATTGCGTGCTTATTTAGGCGTAACCAATTTATTTACCATTACTAAATATGAGGGATTAGATCCTGAGATTACTGCAACACCTTCAAAATATCCAGCACTGGGTGTAGACTTTGGCGTGTATCCACAATCTAGACAATATATGTTAGGTGTAAGTTTGGGTTTTTAA
- a CDS encoding RagB/SusD family nutrient uptake outer membrane protein: MKNIKILIGIAGVVVVGLSSCGKGFLEKNPQGQLIEEQVAMKKGVESSLIGAYGILNGNVNGTWGNYASAPSQWVFGEMISDNAHKGSTPTDQPNMNSLVNFAAFSSNDNLSTMWQVYYEGVLRANSTLKLLAQDQSGDKTIPAERAKQIEGEAKMLRAHYYFLLWRVFKNIPVIDENVSIEDAKIIKNDQDILPLIESDLKTAVANLPTSKINSEGGRMDQFAAKSYLGKLYLYQKKYKEALDLFKDVLSGRDITAMPFQDNYDVLKENGPEAIMVAKHVINPDGSGDNANVGDMLGGLNGGPIGCCGFYQPSIDLVNAYKVDANGLPMLDGSYRNNPYTSDITLTGTALTGYKVNTTLRFDPRLDYTAGRRGVNYLDYGVFPGDTWLRYDDGSRPHAGPFSGMKTMIPKALFSGHTSNDGTYVTDLDVNIIRLADVILMAAECEVELNNLSEALKYVNFIRVRASKLPGKTTSDGAPAAVYDVKPYPTFSSQDYARNAVRFERRLELAMEGHRFYDLVRWGNAKQVIESYSAFEGGILPTFKGITFTPNKNEIFPIPQVEINASMGNLKQNTGY, from the coding sequence ATGAAAAATATAAAGATATTAATTGGTATAGCAGGGGTTGTAGTTGTAGGCTTAAGTAGCTGTGGTAAGGGATTTTTGGAGAAAAATCCGCAAGGTCAACTCATAGAAGAACAGGTAGCTATGAAGAAAGGTGTCGAATCCTCATTGATAGGTGCTTATGGGATTCTTAATGGTAATGTAAACGGTACCTGGGGTAACTATGCATCAGCTCCCAGTCAATGGGTTTTTGGGGAGATGATATCGGATAATGCGCATAAAGGGTCTACTCCAACTGATCAACCCAACATGAATAGTTTAGTTAACTTTGCTGCATTTTCTTCTAATGATAATTTGAGCACCATGTGGCAAGTGTATTATGAAGGTGTTCTAAGAGCTAATAGTACCTTAAAACTACTCGCCCAAGATCAAAGTGGCGATAAAACTATTCCAGCTGAGCGGGCAAAGCAAATTGAAGGAGAAGCGAAGATGTTGCGGGCACATTATTATTTTCTTCTTTGGAGGGTCTTTAAAAATATTCCTGTTATAGATGAAAATGTCTCAATAGAGGATGCAAAAATAATCAAAAATGATCAAGATATTTTACCTTTAATCGAAAGCGACCTTAAAACCGCAGTGGCAAATTTACCAACATCTAAGATTAACAGTGAGGGGGGGCGTATGGATCAATTTGCTGCGAAATCATATTTAGGAAAGCTTTATCTTTATCAAAAAAAATATAAAGAAGCTCTTGATTTATTTAAGGATGTTTTGTCTGGTAGAGATATTACAGCTATGCCATTTCAAGATAACTATGATGTGCTGAAAGAAAATGGCCCTGAAGCGATTATGGTTGCTAAGCATGTCATTAACCCAGATGGTTCTGGAGACAACGCTAATGTGGGGGATATGTTGGGTGGTCTCAATGGAGGACCTATCGGCTGCTGCGGGTTTTACCAACCAAGTATTGATTTAGTGAATGCTTATAAAGTGGATGCAAATGGCCTTCCTATGTTGGATGGTTCTTATCGTAATAACCCGTATACTTCAGATATCACATTGACTGGAACTGCGCTCACAGGCTACAAAGTGAATACTACATTACGATTTGATCCAAGATTAGATTATACAGCAGGTAGAAGGGGTGTTAATTATTTGGATTATGGAGTTTTTCCTGGAGATACCTGGCTTAGGTATGATGATGGATCTAGACCACATGCAGGTCCATTTTCAGGGATGAAGACAATGATTCCTAAAGCGCTCTTTTCTGGGCATACCTCCAATGACGGGACTTATGTAACTGATTTAGATGTAAACATTATCCGATTGGCCGATGTTATCTTGATGGCTGCAGAATGTGAAGTTGAATTGAATAATTTATCGGAAGCATTAAAGTATGTTAATTTTATTCGAGTGAGGGCGTCAAAATTACCAGGTAAAACGACTTCTGATGGTGCTCCTGCGGCGGTATATGATGTAAAACCATACCCTACTTTTTCATCGCAAGATTACGCGCGTAACGCGGTTCGTTTTGAACGTCGTTTAGAATTGGCAATGGAAGGACATCGGTTTTATGATTTAGTAAGATGGGGAAATGCGAAACAAGTAATCGAAAGCTATTCTGCTTTTGAAGGTGGAATTTTGCCAACATTTAAAGGGATTACATTTACACCCAACAAAAATGAAATTTTCCCAATCCCTCAGGTTGAAATCAATGCAAGTATGGGGAACTTAAAACAAAATACAGGTTATTAA
- a CDS encoding threonine aldolase family protein → MYNFKNDYSEGAHPNILTKLIETNLVQQLGYGEDEYGIQAKEILKNKINNPFAAIHFLSGGTQTNLIVISFLLRPHEAVISAKTGHIAANETGAIEATGHKVITVETTDGKLNPAAIEKALQEYALKPHVVKPRIVYISNSTEIGTIYLKKELEDLAACCLAHKLLLFLDGARLGHALMAQDNDLTLTDIATLTDVFYIGGTKNGALLGEAVIFRDPHLAEDFEYVLKQRGAMLAKGRLLAIQFLELFKEDLYFELADHANKMAMKIATTVKSKGFSFLTNSTTNQIFPILPKTVIAKLNENYLFFVWKEIDEDHAAIRLITSWATDEQYVDAFIADLKLL, encoded by the coding sequence ATGTATAATTTCAAAAATGATTATTCTGAGGGTGCACACCCAAATATTCTAACTAAACTAATAGAAACAAACCTCGTACAACAACTTGGATATGGAGAGGATGAGTATGGAATACAAGCAAAAGAAATTTTAAAAAATAAAATTAATAATCCATTTGCTGCCATACATTTTCTTTCTGGAGGCACGCAGACCAATCTTATTGTTATTTCCTTTCTTTTGCGTCCACATGAAGCGGTCATCAGTGCTAAAACAGGACATATTGCAGCGAATGAGACAGGAGCTATCGAGGCTACCGGTCATAAAGTCATTACTGTAGAAACCACAGATGGCAAACTAAATCCAGCTGCTATTGAAAAAGCATTGCAAGAATATGCACTAAAACCACATGTAGTAAAACCTAGAATCGTTTATATTTCTAATTCCACTGAGATAGGTACGATATATCTCAAAAAAGAATTAGAGGATCTGGCAGCATGTTGTCTTGCACATAAACTATTGCTATTTCTTGATGGTGCTCGATTGGGACATGCTTTAATGGCTCAAGATAATGATTTGACACTTACAGATATTGCAACTTTAACAGATGTATTCTATATCGGTGGGACTAAAAATGGTGCTTTATTAGGAGAAGCTGTTATTTTCAGAGACCCTCATCTGGCAGAAGATTTTGAATATGTACTGAAGCAAAGGGGTGCAATGTTAGCTAAAGGACGTCTACTTGCTATACAGTTCCTTGAATTGTTTAAGGAAGACCTATATTTCGAATTGGCAGATCATGCTAACAAAATGGCTATGAAAATAGCAACTACTGTGAAATCCAAAGGTTTTTCTTTTTTAACAAATTCTACAACAAATCAAATCTTCCCCATATTACCAAAAACCGTCATTGCAAAACTCAATGAGAATTATTTATTCTTTGTTTGGAAGGAGATAGATGAAGATCATGCGGCAATTAGATTAATAACTTCATGGGCAACAGACGAACAATATGTCGATGCTTTTATCGCAGATCTTAAACTACTCTAA